One window of the Crassaminicella thermophila genome contains the following:
- a CDS encoding 3-oxoacid CoA-transferase subunit B codes for MNVKELIARRVSKELKDGDVVNLGIGLPTMVANYIPKDLDITFQSENGFVGLGPAPEEGKEDKDLVNAGGQPVTTVDGAAFFDSATSFGIIRGGHVDVTVLGALQVDEKGNLANWMVPGKMVPGMGGAMDLVVGAKKVIIAMTHTAKGKAKILKECTLPLTAKGQVNMIVTEMGVIEVTEKGLLLTELNPEYTIEDVKKATEAELMIANNLKKMEV; via the coding sequence ATGAATGTAAAGGAATTGATAGCAAGAAGGGTTTCAAAAGAGCTAAAGGATGGGGACGTAGTAAACTTAGGAATTGGATTACCGACAATGGTAGCAAACTATATTCCAAAGGATTTAGATATTACTTTTCAATCTGAGAATGGATTTGTTGGATTAGGACCAGCACCAGAAGAAGGAAAAGAAGATAAAGATCTTGTAAATGCAGGGGGACAGCCTGTAACAACAGTAGATGGAGCAGCTTTCTTTGATAGTGCTACTTCATTTGGAATAATAAGAGGAGGACATGTAGATGTTACTGTTCTTGGAGCTCTTCAAGTAGATGAAAAAGGAAATCTTGCGAACTGGATGGTTCCAGGAAAAATGGTACCAGGTATGGGTGGTGCTATGGATTTAGTTGTTGGAGCAAAAAAAGTAATCATTGCTATGACTCATACAGCAAAAGGAAAAGCAAAAATTTTAAAAGAATGTACCCTTCCGCTTACTGCTAAGGGTCAAGTAAATATGATCGTTACGGAAATGGGTGTAATAGAGGTTACCGAAAAAGGGTTACTTCTTACGGAACTAAATCCAGAATATACAATAGAAGATGTAAAGAAAGCTACAGAAGCAGAATTGATGATTGCTAATAATTTAAAGAAAATGGAAGTTTAA
- a CDS encoding FadR/GntR family transcriptional regulator, with amino-acid sequence MIKPAKKRNLYEEISSQIIKMIYEGNWKPGDKIPGEVELSKSFEVSRNSIRESIKALELVGILESKTGIGTFVSEQAMININNMHLASLIESKSSILELMEARLIIEPGLAYLATKHATEEDIKALEEIIIKHDNALKNKNYTFDMGFEFHRYLFKMANNKILNNLLDSITENLIATRGELYLKHLNEHILEYELSEHKEILAYIKNKDAISAQNTMWEHIESSLCVLEESMKEVE; translated from the coding sequence ATGATAAAACCGGCTAAGAAGAGAAATTTGTATGAGGAAATTTCCAGTCAAATCATTAAGATGATTTATGAAGGAAACTGGAAGCCAGGGGATAAAATACCAGGAGAGGTTGAATTGTCAAAAAGCTTTGAGGTAAGCAGAAATTCAATAAGAGAATCAATAAAAGCATTAGAACTAGTTGGCATATTAGAATCTAAAACTGGCATAGGGACTTTTGTATCTGAGCAGGCAATGATTAATATTAATAATATGCATCTAGCATCTTTAATTGAATCAAAAAGCTCTATTTTAGAGCTAATGGAAGCTAGACTTATTATAGAACCGGGACTAGCATATCTTGCGACAAAACATGCCACAGAAGAAGATATAAAAGCACTTGAAGAAATTATAATCAAACACGATAATGCTTTAAAAAATAAGAATTATACATTTGATATGGGATTTGAATTTCACAGATATTTATTTAAAATGGCAAACAATAAAATATTAAATAATTTATTAGACAGTATAACAGAAAATCTAATTGCTACAAGAGGAGAATTATATCTAAAACATTTAAACGAACATATTCTTGAATATGAGTTGAGTGAACATAAAGAAATATTAGCATATATTAAAAATAAAGATGCAATTTCAGCTCAAAATACAATGTGGGAACATATTGAAAGTTCATTATGCGTTTTAGAGGAAAGTATGAAAGAAGTTGAATAA
- a CDS encoding TIGR00366 family protein gives MFKRITKACVSLVQKYLPDPFLFAVILTLLVFILGIVTTGQGPMAMINHWSNGFWKLLAFSMQMALVLVTGHTLANAPIIKKGLNNLAKIAKTPTQAILAVTFISTIACWINWGFGLVVGALYARQLAKEVKGVDYRLLIASAYSGFLVWHSGISGSIPLKLATAGDDLVKATNGAVVDAISTNATIFSTFNLVIFGIILFTMPFLNKAMHPKAGEAVTIDPKLLEEEAATKVEELTPADKMENSPILSMLIGAMGLVFVVYYFKNNGFKLNLNIVNFMFLFTGIILHGNPKRFLNAINAAAKGTAGIILQFPFYAGIMGMMTGANEVGVSFAGVISEWFVNISTATTFPLFTFLSAGIVNFFVPSGGGQWAVQAPIMMPAGKALGVSAAKTGMAIAWGDAWTNMIQPFWALPALGIAGLGARDIMGFCIIDLIYSGVIIALGLMFL, from the coding sequence ATGTTTAAACGTATTACAAAAGCATGTGTTAGCCTTGTTCAAAAGTATTTACCAGACCCATTTTTATTTGCAGTTATCTTAACTTTATTAGTTTTTATTTTGGGAATTGTTACTACTGGACAAGGGCCAATGGCAATGATTAACCATTGGAGTAATGGTTTTTGGAAATTATTAGCATTCTCTATGCAAATGGCTCTTGTATTGGTTACTGGTCATACATTGGCAAATGCCCCAATTATTAAAAAAGGACTTAATAATCTAGCGAAAATTGCTAAAACACCAACTCAGGCAATACTTGCAGTTACTTTTATCTCAACTATTGCATGCTGGATTAACTGGGGATTTGGATTGGTAGTAGGTGCTCTTTATGCTAGACAATTAGCAAAAGAAGTAAAAGGTGTAGACTATAGACTTTTGATTGCTTCTGCTTATTCAGGATTTTTAGTATGGCATTCAGGAATTTCAGGATCTATTCCTCTTAAATTAGCTACTGCAGGAGATGACTTAGTAAAAGCAACAAATGGAGCTGTTGTAGATGCAATATCTACCAATGCTACAATATTTTCAACATTTAACTTAGTTATATTTGGAATAATATTATTTACAATGCCATTTTTAAATAAAGCAATGCATCCAAAAGCAGGTGAAGCAGTAACTATTGATCCTAAATTATTAGAAGAAGAGGCAGCTACAAAGGTGGAAGAATTAACTCCTGCTGATAAAATGGAAAATAGTCCAATACTTTCTATGCTTATTGGTGCAATGGGACTTGTATTCGTTGTTTACTACTTTAAAAATAACGGATTTAAACTGAACCTAAATATTGTTAACTTTATGTTCTTATTTACAGGTATTATTCTTCATGGAAATCCTAAAAGATTCCTTAATGCTATAAATGCTGCAGCAAAAGGAACAGCAGGAATTATTCTACAATTTCCGTTTTATGCAGGAATCATGGGGATGATGACAGGTGCAAATGAAGTAGGTGTTTCTTTTGCAGGAGTAATTTCTGAATGGTTTGTAAACATTTCTACTGCTACAACATTCCCTTTATTTACATTCTTAAGTGCAGGAATTGTTAACTTTTTTGTTCCATCAGGAGGAGGACAGTGGGCGGTTCAAGCTCCTATTATGATGCCAGCTGGGAAAGCTTTAGGTGTTTCTGCTGCAAAAACAGGAATGGCTATTGCATGGGGAGATGCTTGGACTAATATGATCCAACCATTCTGGGCATTACCAGCACTAGGGATAGCAGGACTTGGTGCAAGAGATATTATGGGATTTTGTATTATTGATTTAATTTATTCTGGGGTTATTATCGCATTAGGTTTAATGTTTTTATAA
- the recJ gene encoding single-stranded-DNA-specific exonuclease RecJ → MFETNWEIINEDKDIDDTDSIIKKILRNKGITSDEEIEEFLSSKPKKTYDPYLLKNMREVVEKIIKYINEKKSIWIYGDYDVDGISSISLLMDFLSKFTNNLNYYIPLREEEGYGLNCDAIEDIKKKGGELIITVDCGSTSVKEVNLAKELGMEIIVTDHHNLSDEVPNCLILNPKQEDCHYPFKLLCGCGIAFKLAQAIQKRLDAPKKYLSDVLDLVALATVADVVPLIDENRTLLKYGLKKINNSKRLGLKALIEAVGLRDKEITAGHIGFVIGPHFNASGRIDDAKASVKLLLSNDAKIVESLVKHLVKCNKERKAIQEKGLEICKEKVEKYYLEDLFLVVDSEGTHEGVIGIVAGRIRDLYYKPTLIVTQSQEEGILKGSGRSIDDIDIYEEMKKCEDLFIKFGGHKNACGFSIEKSKLDLLRKRLNEQALMIKQKSKDAFIKKLRIDCELKPSQITEELIEALKKIEPYGMGNEKPQFILRQIKVKNEKDSVFMGKNGEHLKLRGVSKFYDDLTEITAIGFGMAKNYKDIGYPQNVDVVGFPKLNEWNGYKNVQFMIYDLKEKGI, encoded by the coding sequence ATGTTTGAAACTAATTGGGAAATTATTAATGAGGATAAGGATATAGATGATACTGATTCTATTATAAAAAAAATATTAAGGAATAAGGGAATAACGAGTGATGAAGAAATAGAAGAATTTCTATCATCAAAGCCTAAAAAAACCTATGATCCTTATTTGCTTAAAAACATGAGAGAAGTTGTAGAAAAGATTATAAAATACATAAATGAAAAAAAGAGTATATGGATTTATGGAGATTATGATGTTGATGGAATATCTAGTATATCTTTATTGATGGATTTTTTAAGTAAATTTACAAATAATTTAAATTATTATATCCCACTAAGAGAAGAAGAAGGATACGGTCTTAATTGTGATGCTATTGAAGATATAAAGAAAAAGGGTGGAGAACTTATTATTACAGTAGATTGTGGTTCTACTTCCGTAAAAGAGGTAAATCTTGCAAAGGAATTAGGCATGGAAATAATTGTAACAGATCATCATAATCTTTCTGATGAAGTTCCAAATTGTCTTATACTCAATCCAAAACAAGAGGATTGTCATTATCCTTTTAAGCTTTTATGTGGGTGTGGTATTGCATTTAAATTAGCACAGGCAATCCAAAAAAGATTAGATGCACCAAAAAAATATTTAAGTGATGTGCTAGATTTAGTAGCATTAGCTACTGTAGCAGATGTAGTTCCTTTAATTGATGAAAACAGAACGCTATTAAAATATGGTTTAAAAAAAATAAACAACTCCAAAAGATTAGGACTAAAAGCATTGATTGAAGCTGTAGGATTAAGAGATAAGGAGATTACAGCAGGGCATATTGGATTTGTTATAGGTCCTCATTTTAATGCTAGTGGTAGAATTGATGATGCAAAAGCAAGTGTAAAGCTTCTTTTAAGCAATGATGCTAAAATAGTAGAAAGCTTAGTTAAGCATTTAGTTAAGTGTAACAAAGAAAGAAAAGCTATTCAGGAAAAAGGGCTTGAAATTTGTAAAGAAAAAGTAGAAAAATATTATTTAGAGGATCTTTTTTTGGTAGTAGATTCTGAAGGTACACATGAAGGGGTTATTGGTATTGTAGCAGGAAGAATTAGGGATTTATATTATAAGCCTACCCTTATAGTTACACAGTCTCAAGAAGAAGGAATATTAAAGGGCAGTGGTAGAAGTATTGATGATATAGATATTTATGAGGAAATGAAAAAATGTGAAGATTTATTTATAAAATTTGGAGGCCATAAAAATGCTTGTGGCTTTTCTATTGAAAAAAGTAAACTAGATTTATTAAGAAAAAGATTAAATGAGCAAGCCCTTATGATTAAACAAAAATCGAAGGATGCATTTATAAAAAAATTAAGGATTGATTGTGAATTAAAGCCCTCTCAAATAACAGAAGAGCTTATAGAGGCTTTAAAAAAAATTGAACCTTATGGTATGGGAAATGAAAAGCCTCAATTTATTTTACGGCAGATAAAAGTAAAAAATGAAAAAGACTCTGTATTTATGGGTAAAAATGGAGAGCATTTAAAATTAAGAGGAGTATCAAAATTTTATGATGATTTAACAGAAATTACTGCAATTGGATTTGGTATGGCAAAAAATTATAAAGATATTGGTTACCCCCAAAATGTAGATGTTGTAGGGTTTCCTAAGTTAAATGAGTGGAATGGGTATAAAAATGTTCAGTTTATGATTTATGATCTTAAAGAAAAAGGAATTTAA
- a CDS encoding NAD/NADP-dependent octopine/nopaline dehydrogenase family protein, producing the protein MKDQIKYAILGCGNGAKALAAQIASKGHSVNIFEALEPTEVFLKLQEEKVLYVKGDICCEGKLNCVTTNIEEAVSDRDVIIVVVPAFAHEAMFKLLIPYLNDGQKIVIMPGNYGTFMLKKMMAEYGVSKDISITEVASLAYACRATEYNTVTVYKQKRKLKLATCPVEKNAEILEIMNEIADIYIPADNVLEVSLDNFNAILHPLPVLLNVAGIEKNSERFRHYIDGVSPLVSKKMHEMDEERMEIGKKYNLNLMTTLDQEKMYYGENDCETLYEYFNSDESPYKDIYGQSVFGRYITEDLPYLLVPAKQLGEKAGVKTELLSMCINIASKLHDKDYIKEGYNLERLGIAEMSKDEIIQYASKLEKVAEASAI; encoded by the coding sequence ATGAAAGATCAAATAAAGTATGCGATATTAGGGTGTGGAAATGGAGCAAAAGCTTTAGCTGCTCAAATTGCGTCAAAAGGACATTCTGTTAATATTTTTGAAGCATTAGAACCAACGGAAGTTTTTTTAAAACTTCAAGAGGAAAAAGTGTTATATGTAAAAGGGGATATTTGTTGTGAAGGAAAATTAAATTGTGTTACAACGAATATAGAAGAGGCTGTTTCAGATAGAGATGTTATTATTGTTGTTGTTCCAGCTTTTGCACATGAAGCTATGTTTAAATTGTTAATTCCTTATTTAAATGATGGCCAAAAGATTGTGATTATGCCTGGTAATTATGGAACTTTTATGTTGAAGAAAATGATGGCTGAATATGGTGTAAGCAAGGATATATCCATTACAGAAGTTGCTTCATTAGCTTATGCGTGTAGAGCTACTGAATACAATACTGTAACAGTTTATAAGCAAAAGCGTAAATTAAAATTAGCAACTTGTCCGGTAGAGAAAAATGCAGAGATATTAGAAATTATGAATGAAATTGCAGATATATATATACCCGCTGACAATGTATTAGAGGTTAGTTTAGATAACTTTAATGCAATTCTTCATCCATTACCTGTATTATTAAATGTTGCAGGGATTGAAAAAAATTCAGAGAGATTTAGACACTATATTGATGGAGTGAGTCCTTTAGTATCAAAAAAAATGCATGAAATGGATGAAGAAAGAATGGAAATAGGGAAAAAATACAATTTAAATCTTATGACAACCCTAGATCAAGAAAAAATGTACTATGGTGAGAATGATTGTGAAACCCTATATGAATATTTTAATAGTGATGAAAGTCCATACAAGGATATATATGGACAGAGTGTTTTCGGTAGATACATAACAGAAGACCTTCCTTATTTATTAGTTCCAGCAAAACAGTTAGGAGAAAAAGCAGGGGTAAAAACAGAACTTCTTAGTATGTGTATAAACATAGCATCTAAGTTACATGATAAGGATTATATAAAAGAGGGCTATAATTTAGAAAGATTAGGGATTGCAGAAATGTCAAAGGATGAAATAATCCAATATGCAAGTAAACTAGAAAAAGTAGCAGAGGCGTCTGCAATATAA
- the atoD gene encoding acetate CoA-transferase subunit alpha: MKNKVISIEEAISYIKEGMSIMIGGFMACGTPEKLMDALVKKGVGSLTIIGNDAGWPDKGIGKLITNKQVKKIIASHVGLNPEVGKQMNSGELEAELVPQGTLAERIRAGGNGLGGILTPTGVGTIVEEGKQKIEVDGKIYLLEKPLKADVALVGASIADKQGNLYFNKATRNFNPLIATAADLVIVGAEKIVEVGEIDPNNVMTPGLFVDYIVEV; this comes from the coding sequence GTGAAAAATAAGGTAATATCAATTGAAGAAGCTATAAGCTACATAAAAGAAGGTATGAGCATTATGATTGGTGGATTTATGGCTTGTGGGACACCAGAAAAATTGATGGATGCATTAGTTAAAAAAGGTGTAGGTAGTTTAACTATTATTGGAAATGATGCAGGTTGGCCGGATAAAGGAATTGGAAAACTAATTACCAATAAGCAAGTAAAAAAAATAATTGCTTCTCATGTAGGATTAAATCCTGAGGTAGGAAAACAAATGAATAGCGGTGAATTAGAAGCAGAATTAGTTCCTCAAGGAACATTAGCAGAAAGAATTCGAGCAGGTGGTAATGGACTAGGTGGAATCTTAACACCAACAGGGGTTGGAACAATAGTTGAAGAAGGAAAGCAAAAAATTGAAGTAGATGGAAAAATTTACTTATTAGAAAAGCCATTAAAAGCAGATGTCGCTTTAGTAGGTGCATCTATTGCAGATAAACAAGGAAACTTATACTTTAACAAAGCAACGAGAAACTTTAATCCATTAATTGCTACTGCTGCTGATTTGGTTATTGTAGGAGCAGAAAAAATTGTTGAAGTTGGAGAAATAGATCCAAATAATGTTATGACACCTGGACTTTTTGTAGATTATATTGTGGAGGTGTAG